A single Pristis pectinata isolate sPriPec2 chromosome 6, sPriPec2.1.pri, whole genome shotgun sequence DNA region contains:
- the nicn1 gene encoding nicolin-1 isoform X1, translated as MVAVTAVDATKMADDCIACIIKTPVALQSGDLKTDSAKPGVFVIEVTFPKERITNVRKITFKNYYTAFLTIRLQQRVSAESDKTLLKWKTCLRDMCLMPNPHTENGSQDYFSIYRHQLLFEPNDVVTVRLILRQPSPVWLNFTLEDIKVYECNHNKDKEQGPWLSKLTPLEQPLNLSDGLPDLDMVASSVQQMWVLTEMVQKNPTTARVGRFDVDGSYDVNMLSYI; from the exons ATGGTTGCAGTGACTGCAGTTG ATGCAACTAAAATGGCAGACGACTGCATTGCATGTATAATCAAAACTCCAGTGGCACTACAGAGTGGGGATTTGAAAACAGATTCTGCAAAGCCTGGCGTGTTTGTAATTGAGGTGACCTTTCCAAAGGAGAGAATCACAAAT GTTAGGAAAATCACATTTAAGAATTATTATACAGCTTTCTTAACAATACGCCTTCAACAACGAGTGTCCGCAGAGTCTGACAAAACTCTGTTGAAGTGGAAGACTTGCTTGCGTGACATGTGCCTGATGCCCAATCCTCACACTGAGAATGGATCACAAGATTATTTTTCTATCTACAGACATCAG TTGCTATTTGAACCAAATGATGTAGTGACAGTGCGACTGATCCTGCGACAGCCTTCTCCTGTCTGGCTGAATTTTACATTGGAAGATATCAAAGTATATGAGTGCAATCACAACAAGGAT AAAGAACAGGGACCCTGGCTTTCTAAGCTCACTCCTCTGGAGCAACCTTTGAACTTAAGTGAT GGATTACCAGATCTAGACATGGTAGCTTCTAGTGTGCAGCAGATGTGGGTGTTAACCGAAATGGTCCAGAAGAATCCAACGACTGCCCGTGTGGGACGCTTTGAT GTGGATGGTTCCTATGATGTCAACATGCTATCCTACATATGA
- the nicn1 gene encoding nicolin-1 isoform X2 has product MADDCIACIIKTPVALQSGDLKTDSAKPGVFVIEVTFPKERITNVRKITFKNYYTAFLTIRLQQRVSAESDKTLLKWKTCLRDMCLMPNPHTENGSQDYFSIYRHQLLFEPNDVVTVRLILRQPSPVWLNFTLEDIKVYECNHNKDKEQGPWLSKLTPLEQPLNLSDGLPDLDMVASSVQQMWVLTEMVQKNPTTARVGRFDVDGSYDVNMLSYI; this is encoded by the exons ATGGCAGACGACTGCATTGCATGTATAATCAAAACTCCAGTGGCACTACAGAGTGGGGATTTGAAAACAGATTCTGCAAAGCCTGGCGTGTTTGTAATTGAGGTGACCTTTCCAAAGGAGAGAATCACAAAT GTTAGGAAAATCACATTTAAGAATTATTATACAGCTTTCTTAACAATACGCCTTCAACAACGAGTGTCCGCAGAGTCTGACAAAACTCTGTTGAAGTGGAAGACTTGCTTGCGTGACATGTGCCTGATGCCCAATCCTCACACTGAGAATGGATCACAAGATTATTTTTCTATCTACAGACATCAG TTGCTATTTGAACCAAATGATGTAGTGACAGTGCGACTGATCCTGCGACAGCCTTCTCCTGTCTGGCTGAATTTTACATTGGAAGATATCAAAGTATATGAGTGCAATCACAACAAGGAT AAAGAACAGGGACCCTGGCTTTCTAAGCTCACTCCTCTGGAGCAACCTTTGAACTTAAGTGAT GGATTACCAGATCTAGACATGGTAGCTTCTAGTGTGCAGCAGATGTGGGTGTTAACCGAAATGGTCCAGAAGAATCCAACGACTGCCCGTGTGGGACGCTTTGAT GTGGATGGTTCCTATGATGTCAACATGCTATCCTACATATGA